In Xyrauchen texanus isolate HMW12.3.18 chromosome 27, RBS_HiC_50CHRs, whole genome shotgun sequence, one genomic interval encodes:
- the lonrf1l gene encoding LON peptidase N-terminal domain and ring finger 1, like, with amino-acid sequence MAMQRLEQEYALNERGRFFIASETQDDWDENDHVDHHQLILFKAEALASENRLKEAVDMFAMALRYGPVRPDQLSTLVGCVLRNFKTKSGEESPRKSEPEWTKEGEFDCPGCHSFIGEPVTVTCGHSYCRRCLQQNHFSKCKLCSEDITMRPGELRVNVILCGLIEKWFPEDVKRTRCVGEAESLLRSKQYDKAIALTSKLLESDISNVWARACHAEAHRGLKHYPQALKDWESCLSAAPSPEGYFRKAKILQEMGHVDESLQVFLQCLAMDENFHQAKQEVELILHDLLSPAYENVKVGLKESAQNTSPHMRCKTLATEGQDQNQRTQMQAQRAVSAHLPPETSEKPGQSGSIERSGLSRAHSICAHRMVGAVEEGLKRVSSAPQLGDPEKGALLKRKLSVSEAGSGVAYSHGSKCKKHVVTGSTATPVVTKDTKTHRTLPKDLLDPNDFECSLCMRLFYQPVTTPCGHTFCKNCLERCLDHNPQCPLCKESLKEYLAFRKYTITRVLDNIIMQYLSKEHSERLKLHTEETKELSDLTKNVPIFVCTMAYPTVPCPLHVFEPRYRLMIRRCMETGTRQFGMCINDPQKGFVDYGCMLQIRSVHFLPDGRSVVDTIGGKRFRVLLRGMRDGYCIANIEYLKDMKVNGVEELENLQVLHDHVYDQARKWFQNLENRFRNQILQHFGPMPEREADIQATPNGPACCWWLLAVLPVDPRYQLSVLSMTTLKERLVKIQHILTYLQNLPSD; translated from the exons ATGGCGATGCAAAGGCTAGAACAAGAATATGCTTTGAATGAAAGAGGAAGGTTTTTCATAGCATCTGAAACGCAAGACGACTGGGACGAGAATGATCATGTGGATCACCATCAACTTATTTTATTCAAAGCTGAAGCTTTAGCGTCAGAAAACCGTCTCAAAGAGGCTGTCGATATGTTTGCCATGGCTCTCCGGTATGGCCCTGTTCGACCGGACCAACTGAGCACTTTAGTGGGATGCGTTCTGCGCAACTTCAAGACGAAATCTGGGGAAGAGTCTCCTAGAAAGAGTGAGCCAGAATGGACAAAAGAGGGGGAATTCGACTGCCCCGGTTGTCATAGTTTTATAGGCGAGCCTGTGACGGTGACCTGTGGACATTCGTATTGTAGAAGATGTTTACAACAAAACCATTTCTCCAAATGTAAACTTTGCAGTGAGGACATCACGATGAGGCCCGGGGAACTCCGAGTCAACGTGATCTTATGTGGACTTATAGAGAAGTGGTTTCCCGAAGACGTTAAAAGAACGAGATGCGTAGGGGAAGCCGAAAGCCTATTGAGGAGTAAACAGTACGACAAGGCTATTGCACTAACGAGTAAATTATTAGAATCTG ACATTAGTAATGTGTGGGCGCGGGCGTGCCATGCTGAGGCTCACAGAGGACTGAAGCATTACCCTCAGGCTTTGAAAGACTGGGAGTCTTGCCTCAGTGCTGCTCCATCCCCAGAG GGATATTTCCGCAAAGCAAAGATTCTCCAAGAGATGGGTCATGTAGATGAATCTTTGCAAGTCTTCCTTCAGTGTTTGGCTATGGATGAAAACTTTCACCAGGCCAAACAAGAGGTGGAATTG ATTTTGCATGACCTGTTATCTCCAGCCTATGAAAATGTGAAGGTGGGTTTGAAAGAGTCAGCCCAGAACACCTCCCCTCACATGCGCTGTAAAACCCTGGCAACCGAGGGCCAAGACCAAAACCAGCGCACCCAAATGCAAGCCCAACGAGCGGTATCCGCCCATCTACCCCCTGAAACCTCAGAG AAACCAGGTCAAAGTGGAAGTATAGAGCGGTCTGGCCTGAGCAGAGCTCACTCCATTTGTGCTCACCGGATGGTCGGGGCTGTAGAGGAGGGTCTTAAAAGAGTTAGCTCCGCCCCTCAGTTGGGTGACCCTGAAAAGGGGGCGCTACTTAAAAGGAAGCTTTCTGTGTCTGAAGCTGGGTCTGGCGTGGCTTACAGCCATGGCAGTAAATGTAAAAAGCATGTAG TGACTGGCAGCACTGCTACTCCTGTGGTTACCAAGGATACCAAGACCCATCGAACCCTGCCAAAAGACCTGCTGGACCCAAATGATTTTGAATGCTCCCTCTGCATGAG ATTATTCTATCAGCCTGTCACAACACCCTGTGGTCATACCTTTTGTAAAAACTGTCTGGAGCGTTGTCTAGACCATAACCCACAGTGCCCTCTCTGCAAAGAAAGCCTCAAAGAG TATCTTGCCTTTAGAAAGTACACAATCACACGAGTGCTGGATAACATCATTATGCAGTATCTATCCAAGGAGCATTCAGAGAGATTAAAACTGCACACGGAGGAAACAAAAGAGCTCTCTGA TTTAACAAAGAATGTGCCCATCTTTGTCTGTACCATGGCGTACCCCACTGTGCCTTGCCCCCTCCATGTGTTTGAGCCACGATACCGTCTCATGATCCGACGCTGCATGGAAACGGGCACACGTCAGTTCGGCATGTGCATCAACGACCCTCAGAAAGG GTTTGTGGACTATGGCTGCATGCTCCAGATTCGCAGTGTACATtttctcccagacgggcgctctGTCGTGGATACAATTGGCGGGAAGAGATTTCGCGTTCTCTTGCGCGGAATGAGAGATGGATATTGTATCGCCAACATTGAGTATCTGAAGGATATGAAG GTAAATGGCGTGGAAGAATTAGAGAATCTACAAGTGTTGCATGATCATGTTTACGACCAGGCCCGCAAATGGTTCCAAAACCTGGAGAACCGTTTCAGGAACCAGATCCTGCAGCATTTTGGCCCAATGCCTGAGAGAGAGGCTGATATCCAG GCCACACCTAATGGGCCAGCGTGCTGTTGGTGGCTGCTAGCTGTTCTACCTGTCGATCCTCGTTACCAGCTGTCTGTCCTTTCCATGACAACTTTAAAAGAACGACTAGTTAAGATCCAACACATCCTCACCTACCTGCAGAACCTCCCTAGTGACTAG